A single Mercenaria mercenaria strain notata chromosome 9, MADL_Memer_1, whole genome shotgun sequence DNA region contains:
- the LOC123546330 gene encoding monocarboxylate transporter 13-like: MLHSNLVVVGMSFKRRRNLAFGFSLSGIGGGLFVLAPLMQLTLDFYGPVGFFITLATSADVVTFGVMYFPSKLELYTQNMQKLEAKFNNSRDASSNSLKVYCKALFIKPIVWLCISMFAYGTGLYTIYLYLPTYIEETGFTGMQASFFLSLNGIISVVARLMTGAIATIKYVDEIWLYPGYMFVVALVTFIYPFISNSFVGQIVFASLIGLSSGSCYIMMTPVSIRFVGIKFVSASFGIQLFFCDIGSIVGPVCAGTSCLRRNSKFTLFQISRSGILVDNGGTYKQCFIIAAASILVAAISSASTIACISKPIESEYTDKHVNTEAGELLNVNERETNF; this comes from the exons ATGTTACACAGCAATCTTGTAGTTGTTGGCATGAGCTTTAAAAGACGTCGGAATTTAGCCTTTGGTTTTTCACTTTCTGGTATAGGTGGAGGACTTTTTGTCTTGGCACCATTGATGCAGTTAACATTGGATTTCTACGGCCCAGTGGGATTTTTTATAACTTTGGCAACATCTGCTGATGTAGTCACATTTGGAGTTATGTATTTTCCCAGTAAACTTGAGCTGTATACCCAAAACATGCAGAAATTGGAAGCGAAATTTAACAATTCAAGGGATGCATCCAGTAATTCTTTAAAAGTTTATTGTAAGGCTCTGTTTATCAAACCAATTGTGTGGCTTTGCATTAGTATGTTTGCTTATGGCACCGGattatatactatatatttaTACCTTCCAACATATATTGAAGAGACGGGCTTTACAGGTATGCAAGCCTCGTTCTTTCTTTCATTAAATGGAATTATATCCGTGGTTGCTCGATTGATGACCGGAGCGATTGCAACCATCAAATATGTTGATGAAATATGGTTATATCCCGGTTACATGTTTGTTGTCGCTTTGGTGACATTCATATATCCTTTCATATCAAACAGTTTTGTAGGACAAATAGTGTTTGCTTCTTTAATCGGTTTGTCCTCTGGCAGCTGTTATATTATGATGACACCAGTTAGTATACGGTTTGTGGGTATAAAGTTTGTATCGGCTTCGTTTGGAATTCAGCTGTTTTTCTGCGATATAGGATCGATTGTTGGACCAGTGTGCGCCGGTACTA GTTGTTTACGCAGAAATAGCAAATTTACACTTTTTCAAATTTCACGATCAGGAATTCTAGTCGACAACGGCGGGACATACAAGCAGTGTTTCATCATCGCAG CAGCAAGCATACTTGTGGCAGCAATTTCTAGCGCTTCAACTATTGCCTGCATCTCCAAGCCTATAGAAAGTGAATACACTGACAAACATGTGAACACTGAAGCTGGCGAATTACTCAATGTAAATGAAagagaaacaaatttttaa